The proteins below are encoded in one region of Sulfolobus islandicus Y.N.15.51:
- a CDS encoding DUF373 family protein, with the protein MVKTIVIYVDIDDDIGNLGFSSPIIGEEKCKLALDKAAYFMPTDSDFNSMVVAFNIYVDLKGKGEDAEIVFISGSKKGGTESQLEFSKKLDKVIEELSPEYAVVVYDSPDDARAIPIIQSRLKISAVQQVIVEQYRGVEETYMLLAKYIRKAITEKRYARVFLGVPGIILALAGILAALNLSVYIEPTILIILGGAMFIKGLKIDDLMESWWENSTIMVITSTVSIISLLIGVINLYIQLQLVRGLSSVQEFAFAILQILPYASFSAIILFGGKAVSKGLNKDIRVWHDIIKIINIVIIYFILFTVVKDIIDNTYILTIQSLYTLILASIVIISIYITLTALEKYGILEKLIKRI; encoded by the coding sequence ATGGTAAAGACAATAGTAATATACGTTGATATCGACGATGATATAGGAAATTTAGGGTTTTCTTCACCAATTATAGGAGAAGAGAAATGTAAGCTAGCTCTTGATAAAGCAGCTTATTTTATGCCCACAGATTCCGATTTTAATTCGATGGTAGTGGCATTTAATATTTATGTTGATCTAAAAGGAAAAGGAGAAGATGCTGAGATAGTCTTCATATCCGGCTCAAAAAAAGGTGGTACCGAGTCGCAGTTGGAATTTTCGAAAAAATTAGACAAAGTAATTGAGGAGCTATCACCAGAATATGCAGTAGTAGTATATGATAGTCCGGATGACGCTCGTGCAATACCCATAATTCAATCCAGGTTAAAGATTTCTGCAGTTCAGCAAGTTATAGTAGAGCAGTATAGGGGAGTAGAGGAAACATATATGCTTCTTGCAAAATACATAAGAAAGGCCATAACGGAAAAGAGATATGCGAGAGTTTTCTTAGGTGTACCCGGCATAATATTAGCCTTAGCTGGAATATTGGCTGCTCTGAATTTGTCAGTTTACATAGAACCAACAATATTAATTATATTAGGAGGTGCAATGTTCATAAAAGGTCTCAAAATTGATGATCTCATGGAGAGTTGGTGGGAGAATTCCACAATAATGGTAATAACGTCTACAGTGTCTATTATCTCACTTTTAATAGGCGTGATTAACCTCTATATACAACTTCAGCTAGTTAGAGGACTAAGTAGTGTCCAAGAATTCGCTTTTGCAATTCTTCAAATTTTACCATATGCTTCATTTTCCGCCATAATATTGTTTGGTGGTAAGGCTGTCTCCAAGGGATTAAATAAAGATATTAGGGTATGGCATGATATAATTAAGATCATAAACATAGTTATAATTTACTTTATATTATTTACCGTTGTGAAAGATATTATAGATAATACATATATTCTGACTATTCAGTCACTATACACGTTAATATTAGCTTCTATAGTTATCATTTCGATATATATTACCTTAACAGCATTAGAAAAATATGGGATTTTAGAGAAACTCATAAAAAGAATCTAG
- a CDS encoding CTP-dependent riboflavin kinase: MAYSKGKSYVTQSELAKMLNFSQQSISRKLKELEDDKLIVRIISKEGEIIRLTEEGERFLSSCLSSLKDAILSLHSLEIKGNIVSGLGEGKIFLSMDYYKNHINKVMGFDPYPGTLNIIIYDKLSLENRLLLDSSPSLIVPEYKQKDRVLGAVRLYPASINKLTPAAVVIPLRTIHPKSVIEVISPFHLREKLNLKDGNEVTIEVYV; the protein is encoded by the coding sequence ATAGCCTATTCAAAGGGCAAATCATACGTAACGCAGTCAGAGCTAGCTAAGATGCTCAATTTCTCACAGCAATCAATATCTCGTAAATTAAAAGAATTAGAGGATGATAAACTGATAGTAAGAATAATATCTAAAGAAGGAGAGATAATAAGATTAACAGAAGAGGGAGAAAGATTTTTGAGTTCATGTTTAAGTAGCTTAAAAGATGCCATATTGTCACTTCATAGTCTTGAGATAAAAGGAAATATCGTATCTGGGCTTGGGGAAGGCAAAATATTTCTATCAATGGATTACTATAAAAACCATATAAACAAAGTAATGGGATTTGACCCTTATCCAGGTACGCTAAATATTATAATATACGATAAACTATCTCTAGAAAATAGATTACTCTTAGACTCATCACCTTCTCTAATAGTGCCCGAATATAAGCAAAAGGATAGAGTATTAGGCGCAGTTAGATTATATCCTGCCTCAATTAATAAACTAACACCGGCTGCAGTAGTAATTCCCTTAAGAACTATACATCCAAAGAGCGTAATAGAGGTAATTTCTCCATTTCATCTCAGGGAAAAACTGAATTTAAAAGATGGCAATGAGGTAACAATAGAGGTTTATGTTTAA
- the dph5 gene encoding diphthine synthase: MSILSLVGLGISKKFITENAIDTLNNSDIIIFDKYTSRSCDINVDVLRRLVKGGKTLIEADRSLLENNSKIIMDYLDKNYNVSIASIGDVLIATTHVSLLIEAKQRGHNVKVIPGISVHCYLISKSLLSSYKFGKSVTVTFPYNDFIDPTPYNVIKDNKERGLHTILYLDLKSEKAMTANEALQILLRLEDKHRKNVLSKSDIVIVGARLGCDDEKIVALTVEEATLYDFGNTPHIIIIPGNLHYMEADAIKWMLMS; this comes from the coding sequence GTGAGCATCTTAAGCCTAGTGGGTCTTGGAATCTCTAAGAAATTCATAACTGAGAATGCTATAGATACATTAAATAATTCTGATATCATAATTTTCGATAAATATACGTCTAGATCTTGCGATATAAACGTTGATGTATTAAGAAGATTAGTAAAGGGAGGGAAGACTCTCATAGAAGCGGACAGGAGTTTATTAGAAAACAACTCGAAGATTATCATGGATTATTTAGATAAGAATTATAACGTGAGTATAGCTAGTATCGGAGATGTATTAATAGCTACAACTCATGTTTCACTACTTATAGAGGCTAAACAGCGGGGGCATAATGTAAAAGTGATTCCAGGTATTTCGGTACATTGCTATCTTATATCGAAATCTCTCTTATCTTCCTATAAATTCGGTAAGTCGGTCACAGTGACATTTCCTTACAACGATTTCATAGATCCTACTCCTTATAATGTGATTAAGGATAACAAGGAAAGAGGTCTTCATACCATACTATATCTGGATTTGAAAAGCGAGAAAGCCATGACTGCTAATGAAGCACTACAGATCTTATTGCGACTTGAAGATAAACATAGAAAAAATGTTCTTTCAAAATCTGATATTGTAATAGTTGGTGCTAGATTAGGCTGTGATGATGAGAAAATTGTTGCTCTCACAGTAGAAGAGGCTACCTTATATGACTTCGGTAATACACCACATATTATTATAATTCCTGGTAACCTTCATTATATGGAGGCTGATGCTATAAAATGGATGTTGATGAGTTAA
- a CDS encoding N-acetylglucosamine kinase, with the protein MEYLLIDAGGTSTKVFVYDGEKVVRQYKYEPASVDKVGPYKSVLRLSSIISSFNKKFNGIAISLAGIDSEVMAKEVKSQLYQLLSKYADKVIIEHDAHVVLMSNANKGCITIAGTGSIVYGFDGSKRIIKGDRGWLVGDICSGFWLGREFLHELLREFQGLSNDRSLIQFSNFKTEEDLVMFLYKNSCNPAKIAQYSVNLLNAAKRNSTKAVRILNSCMSEFSTLVQIVCKAVNSNVVYYFGGMYESPVYVSFFSRELEKKGIKSVKSKSVINGLLRLLEL; encoded by the coding sequence GTGGAATACCTATTAATAGATGCCGGCGGTACATCTACTAAAGTTTTCGTTTATGATGGTGAAAAAGTAGTAAGACAGTACAAATACGAACCGGCAAGTGTAGATAAAGTAGGCCCATATAAGTCAGTTTTAAGATTAAGCAGTATAATCTCGTCATTCAATAAGAAATTTAACGGAATTGCAATATCTTTAGCCGGTATTGACAGTGAAGTCATGGCGAAAGAGGTAAAAAGTCAACTATATCAACTTCTAAGTAAATACGCGGATAAGGTAATCATAGAACATGATGCTCACGTTGTGCTTATGTCTAATGCGAATAAGGGATGTATAACTATTGCAGGAACTGGTAGTATAGTATATGGTTTTGATGGAAGTAAAAGGATAATAAAGGGCGATAGAGGATGGTTAGTTGGCGATATATGTTCTGGATTCTGGTTAGGTAGAGAGTTCTTACATGAGTTGTTAAGAGAGTTTCAAGGACTATCTAATGATAGAAGCTTAATCCAATTTTCTAATTTTAAAACTGAAGAAGATCTAGTGATGTTCCTTTATAAAAACTCTTGTAATCCAGCCAAAATAGCGCAATATTCAGTTAATTTGTTAAACGCTGCAAAGCGAAATAGCACAAAGGCAGTTAGAATTTTGAATAGTTGTATGTCAGAATTCTCTACTTTAGTGCAAATAGTATGCAAAGCTGTAAATTCTAATGTGGTCTACTATTTTGGTGGTATGTATGAATCTCCAGTTTACGTATCCTTTTTCAGTAGGGAGTTAGAGAAGAAGGGAATAAAAAGCGTTAAAAGTAAAAGTGTAATAAATGGTTTACTTAGGCTTCTAGAGCTCTAA
- a CDS encoding TATA-box-binding protein produces MENIVATVTLEQSLDLYAMERSIPNIEYDPDQFPGLIFRLEQPKVTALIFKSGKMVVTGAKSTEELIKAVKRIIKTLKKYGIKIMGKPKIQIQNIVASANLHVNVNLDKAAFLLENNMYEPEQFPGLIFRMDDPRVVLLIFSSGKMVITGAKREDEVSKAVKRIFDKLAELDCVKPIEEEEELEL; encoded by the coding sequence ATAGAAAATATCGTGGCAACAGTTACGTTAGAGCAAAGTTTGGATTTATACGCTATGGAAAGAAGTATCCCCAACATAGAATACGATCCAGATCAATTTCCAGGATTAATTTTCAGATTAGAACAGCCCAAGGTTACTGCTTTAATATTTAAATCTGGAAAGATGGTAGTAACTGGGGCGAAAAGTACAGAAGAACTAATAAAGGCCGTAAAGAGAATAATTAAGACACTTAAAAAATATGGTATAAAAATAATGGGCAAACCTAAAATCCAAATCCAAAATATAGTTGCATCCGCTAACTTACATGTAAACGTTAACTTAGATAAAGCTGCATTCTTACTGGAAAATAACATGTACGAACCAGAACAATTTCCGGGATTAATTTTTAGAATGGATGATCCTAGAGTTGTACTCCTAATTTTCAGTAGTGGCAAAATGGTAATAACTGGGGCAAAGAGAGAAGATGAAGTATCTAAAGCAGTAAAGAGAATATTTGATAAGCTAGCGGAGCTGGATTGCGTCAAACCCATAGAGGAAGAAGAAGAATTAGAGCTCTAG
- the gatC gene encoding Asp-tRNA(Asn) amidotransferase subunit GatC, which yields MKIEVNKNLIKHLENLSLIQLSQNEEKMLENDITNIIKFFEKINELDLSNVEPLFHPLPQGRLRKDTPRDPLDRENALKNVKRKENGYIVGPRTYGE from the coding sequence ATGAAAATAGAGGTCAATAAGAATTTAATTAAACATTTAGAAAACTTATCTTTAATTCAATTAAGTCAGAATGAAGAAAAAATGTTAGAAAATGATATAACAAATATCATAAAATTCTTTGAGAAAATAAACGAGCTTGATTTAAGTAATGTAGAACCACTATTTCATCCTCTCCCTCAAGGGAGACTAAGGAAAGATACTCCAAGAGATCCATTAGATAGGGAAAATGCACTCAAAAACGTGAAAAGAAAAGAAAACGGATATATAGTAGGACCTAGAACTTACGGTGAATAA
- a CDS encoding DUF5622 domain-containing protein, which produces MLKHGKYVYVDLNNGKYIKVRILKSRDDNSAEKYILTNYVNKNKPKNGMIIKMDNLPIEVKDKITRFFL; this is translated from the coding sequence ATGCTCAAACATGGTAAGTACGTTTATGTAGATCTAAATAATGGTAAATATATTAAGGTAAGGATACTAAAGTCAAGGGATGATAATTCCGCTGAAAAATACATCTTAACCAACTATGTGAATAAGAATAAACCTAAGAATGGTATGATAATAAAGATGGATAATCTACCAATAGAAGTTAAAGATAAAATAACTAGATTCTTTTTATGA
- the twy1 gene encoding 4-demethylwyosine synthase TYW1, producing MYNMQSNLRIDTVSEIFKELQKEKYHIIGTHSVYKKCHWTHSALVANRSCYKGKFYGIESHRCVQMTPTAAWCWFRCVHCWRLEPEDVGLEWDDTKMPAYDDPEYIVERSIEEHKKAVSGYLGRNDVNIQKVKDAMRPAHVAISLTGEPTLYEKLGDLIKEYHKRGMTTFLVTSGVRPDILASLEEEPTQLFVSLQAPNEIKHKMINRPVVANSWQLVMKTLEILPSFSSPTVIRFTMIKGYNMSEQDAREFAKLMEIAMPTYIEIKAYMHVGPSTYRLSRDAMPKHKEIREFAKTLAQYTGYKILSEHVPSRIVLLSKLDKPIKIGNAWNEKWDWSTIDIEDDMSGEYKEAEQGCTEGST from the coding sequence ATGTACAATATGCAAAGTAATTTAAGGATCGATACAGTAAGTGAGATATTTAAAGAGTTACAAAAAGAGAAATACCACATCATTGGCACTCACAGTGTATATAAAAAATGTCATTGGACTCATTCTGCTCTTGTAGCTAATAGATCTTGCTATAAGGGCAAATTCTACGGAATTGAGAGTCATAGATGCGTACAAATGACTCCAACTGCAGCCTGGTGCTGGTTTAGATGCGTACATTGTTGGAGATTAGAACCAGAGGATGTTGGACTAGAGTGGGACGATACGAAAATGCCCGCATATGATGATCCTGAATATATTGTAGAGAGGAGTATAGAAGAACATAAGAAGGCCGTTTCTGGATATCTAGGAAGAAATGATGTTAACATCCAAAAGGTAAAAGATGCGATGAGACCCGCGCATGTTGCAATAAGTTTGACTGGAGAACCTACACTTTATGAGAAACTTGGTGATCTTATAAAGGAATATCATAAAAGAGGAATGACAACCTTTCTTGTAACAAGTGGTGTAAGACCAGATATATTAGCAAGCTTAGAAGAAGAGCCTACTCAGTTATTTGTATCTCTACAAGCTCCGAATGAGATAAAACACAAGATGATTAATAGACCAGTAGTTGCTAATTCTTGGCAATTAGTTATGAAGACTTTAGAGATCTTACCTAGTTTTAGTTCTCCAACTGTGATAAGATTTACAATGATAAAGGGATACAATATGAGTGAGCAAGATGCAAGAGAATTTGCGAAGTTAATGGAAATTGCAATGCCCACATATATAGAAATTAAAGCTTATATGCACGTTGGACCATCAACCTATAGATTAAGTAGAGATGCGATGCCAAAACATAAAGAGATAAGAGAATTCGCAAAAACCTTAGCACAATACACTGGATATAAAATCTTATCAGAGCACGTGCCCAGTAGAATAGTTCTTCTAAGTAAATTGGATAAGCCAATTAAGATTGGAAATGCGTGGAATGAGAAATGGGATTGGTCTACTATTGATATAGAAGATGATATGAGTGGAGAATATAAGGAAGCAGAACAAGGTTGTACAGAGGGATCAACTTGA
- a CDS encoding DUF357 domain-containing protein, giving the protein MDVDELRKRIEKYIKGMDERLKNIDSANNKVVELARLYTEDSKYYLEKGDYVTALVDIVYAEGLLDAKEIYENNDPKSNVSKKVFVAGTFDILHPGHIEFLKEASKYGRVYVTVARDSNSERIKGRKPINDEQTRLEIIKSVRYVFDAILGDQEDFLKSVERINPDIIFLGPDQRVDETKFLEELKKRGLSPQIIRLNERIRKWPHSSTTDIINEIKKRYCKLEQR; this is encoded by the coding sequence ATGGATGTTGATGAGTTAAGGAAAAGAATAGAAAAGTACATTAAAGGAATGGATGAACGATTAAAGAATATCGATAGTGCCAACAATAAGGTGGTAGAATTAGCTAGATTATATACTGAGGATTCTAAATATTATTTAGAGAAAGGTGATTACGTAACCGCATTAGTCGATATTGTTTATGCTGAGGGTTTGTTGGATGCGAAGGAGATTTATGAGAATAATGATCCTAAATCTAATGTATCGAAAAAAGTATTTGTCGCGGGTACTTTTGACATATTGCATCCTGGACATATAGAATTCTTGAAGGAGGCATCGAAATATGGAAGAGTTTACGTGACTGTGGCTAGGGATTCCAATTCAGAGAGAATTAAAGGTAGAAAGCCTATTAATGATGAGCAAACTAGATTAGAAATTATTAAGAGTGTAAGATACGTTTTTGATGCAATATTAGGCGATCAAGAAGATTTTCTAAAAAGTGTGGAAAGAATAAATCCCGATATAATTTTCCTAGGTCCAGACCAGAGAGTAGATGAAACTAAGTTTCTTGAGGAATTAAAAAAACGAGGCTTAAGTCCTCAAATAATTAGATTAAACGAGAGAATAAGGAAATGGCCTCATTCAAGTACAACAGATATAATAAATGAAATTAAAAAGAGGTATTGTAAATTAGAACAACGTTAA
- a CDS encoding transcription initiation factor IIB, which yields MKCPFCGTEDTITYDMEKGMYVCTNCGSVIEDNAVDPGPDWRAYNAKDRNEKERVGSPSTPKVHDWGFHTIIGYGRAKDRLKTLKMQRMQNKIRVSPKDKKLVTLLSILNDESSKLELPEHVKETASLIIRKMVETGQTKRIDQYTLIVAALYYSCQVNNVPRHLQEFKVRYSISSSEFWNALKRVQSVAKSIPDFRPKIRPTEYIPKIIYRLNLPPIIGTKASELVDLMHKQGLTSGKGYLSLSAASVYLISALMDIKKTQKEVADSLDITEVTIRNRYKDIVDNFDIIVTL from the coding sequence ATGAAATGTCCATTTTGTGGAACGGAGGACACAATAACATATGATATGGAAAAGGGAATGTACGTATGTACAAACTGCGGCAGTGTAATAGAAGATAATGCAGTAGATCCAGGTCCAGATTGGAGAGCCTATAACGCAAAAGACAGAAATGAGAAAGAGAGAGTAGGTAGCCCAAGTACTCCAAAAGTACATGACTGGGGATTTCATACTATAATAGGATACGGTAGAGCTAAGGACAGACTAAAAACATTAAAGATGCAAAGAATGCAAAATAAGATACGTGTGTCACCTAAGGATAAAAAACTAGTCACCTTACTTTCTATTTTAAATGATGAGAGTTCAAAATTAGAGTTACCAGAACATGTCAAAGAAACTGCATCGTTAATAATAAGGAAAATGGTAGAAACTGGACAAACCAAAAGGATAGATCAGTATACGCTAATAGTTGCTGCCTTATATTATTCTTGCCAAGTGAATAACGTACCAAGACACCTCCAAGAGTTTAAAGTTAGATATTCCATATCTTCTAGCGAATTTTGGAACGCCTTAAAGAGAGTTCAATCTGTTGCAAAATCAATACCGGACTTTCGTCCTAAAATCAGACCAACAGAATATATACCAAAAATAATATACAGATTAAATTTACCACCAATTATAGGAACAAAGGCATCCGAGTTAGTAGACTTAATGCATAAACAAGGGCTGACTAGCGGAAAAGGATACTTATCTTTAAGCGCAGCTTCGGTTTACTTAATATCGGCACTAATGGATATAAAAAAGACGCAGAAAGAGGTTGCAGACTCGTTAGATATTACTGAAGTAACTATTAGGAATAGATATAAGGATATAGTGGATAATTTTGATATTATTGTTACATTATGA
- a CDS encoding Gar1/Naf1 family protein, whose translation MKNNFNEIGTFTKNVLKDKILIKLKSDLDFTKYNIIGKAIYNGKEQKIGKILDVLGNVKEPYALAMLDKNSKILVNEKIFVSYSGRRARK comes from the coding sequence ATGAAAAACAACTTTAATGAAATTGGCACATTTACAAAGAATGTTTTAAAAGATAAGATTCTTATTAAATTAAAGAGTGATTTAGACTTTACGAAGTACAACATAATAGGAAAGGCTATATATAATGGAAAGGAGCAGAAAATAGGAAAGATCCTAGATGTATTAGGAAACGTAAAAGAACCTTATGCTTTAGCTATGTTAGATAAAAATTCAAAAATTTTAGTCAACGAGAAAATATTCGTTAGTTATAGTGGGAGGAGGGCAAGAAAATGA
- the gatA gene encoding Asp-tRNA(Asn)/Glu-tRNA(Gln) amidotransferase subunit GatA gives MIVELVNDLKNKNLEAEEYVERTYEKIGKYDKYTNAFITIRSKEEVLREVKENINKGGKLAGILIAIKDNISTKGIRATCASKMLEDYIPPYDATVIEKLKKEGAVIVGKTNMDEFAMGSTTETSYFGPTRNPWNLERTPGGSSGGSGAALAAGYVELALGSDTGGSIRAPAAYNATFGLKPSYGTVSRFGLVAYANSLEQIGPMARNAEDLGLLFSIIAGPDDKDATTIDLSLNFEFKEQNVKSVRIGILSDILEMSEKPVSGVIKDVIDKLSSEGALIEDTKLGNAEYALPAYYIIAMSEASSNLARYDGVRYGYSKYMEGNWREVYAKNRGEAFGIEVKRRILLGSFILSAGYYEEFYLKALKVKNLIKKSLDELFKKYDILVSPTMPILPPKIGEVINDPVRMYAMDLNTVIANLAAIPALSLPAGFYNDLPIGLQLMGKYLSDIYLINISSYIERNVTKLYNLTAPIKI, from the coding sequence ATGATAGTGGAATTAGTCAATGATTTGAAAAATAAGAATTTAGAGGCTGAAGAATACGTTGAGAGAACTTATGAGAAAATAGGCAAATACGATAAGTACACCAACGCGTTTATAACTATTAGAAGCAAGGAAGAGGTATTAAGGGAAGTAAAAGAAAACATTAACAAAGGGGGCAAATTAGCAGGGATACTAATTGCCATCAAGGATAACATCTCAACCAAGGGAATTAGAGCTACTTGTGCATCAAAGATGTTAGAAGATTACATACCTCCATATGATGCTACAGTTATAGAAAAATTAAAGAAGGAAGGGGCGGTAATTGTTGGTAAAACGAATATGGACGAATTCGCTATGGGTTCAACTACAGAGACGAGTTATTTTGGTCCCACTAGAAATCCTTGGAATTTAGAAAGAACCCCTGGAGGTTCATCTGGAGGTAGTGGAGCAGCTCTAGCAGCTGGTTATGTCGAATTGGCGTTAGGTAGCGATACTGGAGGTTCTATAAGAGCGCCAGCTGCATATAATGCAACTTTTGGTTTAAAGCCATCTTATGGCACAGTGAGTAGATTTGGTCTAGTAGCTTATGCAAATAGTTTAGAACAAATAGGGCCTATGGCTAGAAATGCTGAAGACTTAGGATTGCTTTTCTCAATAATTGCTGGACCTGACGATAAGGACGCTACTACAATTGACTTATCTCTAAATTTTGAGTTTAAGGAACAGAATGTGAAAAGCGTTAGGATAGGTATTCTTAGTGATATTTTAGAAATGTCAGAAAAACCAGTATCTGGTGTGATAAAAGATGTTATAGATAAACTATCTAGTGAAGGAGCTCTAATTGAAGATACCAAATTAGGTAATGCAGAATACGCACTACCAGCATACTACATAATAGCAATGTCTGAAGCAAGCTCTAATTTAGCTAGATATGATGGAGTTAGGTACGGATATAGCAAATACATGGAAGGGAATTGGCGTGAGGTTTATGCTAAAAATAGAGGAGAAGCGTTTGGTATAGAGGTAAAGAGGAGGATCCTCCTTGGTAGTTTTATCTTAAGTGCTGGATATTATGAGGAATTTTACCTCAAGGCATTAAAGGTTAAAAATTTAATTAAGAAAAGTCTAGACGAATTATTCAAAAAATATGATATTTTAGTCTCTCCTACAATGCCTATATTACCGCCTAAAATAGGTGAGGTAATCAATGACCCTGTGAGAATGTATGCAATGGATCTAAATACTGTAATAGCTAACTTAGCTGCAATACCAGCATTATCGTTGCCAGCGGGATTTTATAATGACTTACCAATAGGATTACAATTAATGGGAAAATATCTATCAGATATTTATTTAATTAACATTTCATCCTATATAGAGAGAAATGTTACAAAATTGTACAATTTAACAGCACCAATTAAGATCTAA
- a CDS encoding metallophosphoesterase: MLELTKGILIAEDLPALYVKHANSVVMSDVHIGYEEEMSRKGIYIPRIQKKRFLSITNRVFSVFNTKKLIVNGDFKHTFEKLTRQEKEELNEILKYLKDNGVEVIIVRGNHDNYISLVTEKFDNVRLVDELDLGEILITHGHKVIEPRNNTTYIIGHEHPRLSIRDKLGFSRKLQCFLSIPIKERENSQIIVLPAIGIYQAGNDISLIHSNYMSNLIKEHAILEKAKPYVIIEGEGIMEFPELGLIKNILI, from the coding sequence ATGCTAGAGCTCACTAAAGGTATCTTAATTGCTGAGGATCTACCAGCACTTTACGTAAAACATGCTAATAGTGTAGTGATGTCCGACGTACACATAGGCTATGAAGAGGAGATGTCTAGAAAAGGTATATATATTCCTAGAATACAGAAAAAAAGATTTCTTAGTATAACGAATAGAGTATTCTCAGTTTTTAATACTAAGAAGTTAATAGTAAACGGAGATTTCAAGCACACCTTTGAAAAACTTACTAGACAAGAAAAAGAGGAATTAAATGAAATATTGAAATATTTAAAGGATAACGGAGTAGAAGTTATAATAGTTAGAGGAAATCATGATAACTATATTTCTTTAGTTACGGAAAAATTTGATAATGTAAGATTAGTTGATGAGTTAGACCTTGGAGAAATACTAATAACTCATGGACATAAAGTAATAGAGCCGAGAAACAATACAACATACATCATAGGCCATGAGCACCCAAGATTGTCAATAAGAGATAAGTTAGGTTTCTCTAGGAAACTGCAATGTTTCTTGTCAATACCCATAAAGGAAAGGGAAAACTCTCAAATTATAGTATTGCCTGCAATTGGAATATATCAAGCTGGCAATGATATATCATTAATACATTCAAATTATATGAGTAATTTGATAAAAGAGCACGCAATATTAGAAAAAGCGAAACCCTATGTTATAATTGAGGGAGAAGGTATAATGGAGTTCCCAGAATTAGGCTTAATTAAGAACATACTTATTTAA
- a CDS encoding coiled-coil protein produces the protein MSSISTDTDELYKKISELKENIVRLKQLKLELIEKVKKMREKRREKIAKAKELTQQINTIRQEYKMKLEEFNQLKERRKNLVEIIQQIRKDFEEVKKLSSQNLGNPDSIERKIRELEWKLQTSSLTLEEEKKVIQRIAELEKKLQDAKKAMKIKEKKTEEKAELLAKRVELNTIREKIKALINEIGEKKNIIKKLVEERNKLRDEINNLNSEIENISKQIEDLNTEIKNKSNELNETQRRLKSLQENPVQVNTTEVIEKKKKSIEEKLKQNKRLSFEEFLILYGEVDNKDGKDNSNIR, from the coding sequence ATGTCATCTATATCAACGGACACAGACGAGTTATATAAGAAGATATCTGAGCTTAAAGAGAATATAGTTAGACTGAAGCAACTTAAGTTAGAACTTATTGAAAAAGTTAAAAAAATGAGAGAGAAGAGAAGGGAAAAGATAGCCAAAGCAAAAGAGTTGACACAGCAAATTAACACAATAAGGCAAGAGTATAAAATGAAATTAGAGGAATTTAACCAGTTAAAGGAGAGAAGAAAAAATCTAGTAGAAATAATTCAGCAAATCAGAAAAGATTTTGAGGAAGTTAAAAAACTTTCTTCTCAAAATCTAGGTAATCCTGATTCAATAGAGAGGAAAATAAGGGAGCTAGAATGGAAATTGCAAACTAGTTCCTTAACATTAGAGGAAGAGAAAAAAGTTATACAGAGAATTGCTGAGCTAGAGAAGAAATTACAAGATGCTAAAAAGGCTATGAAAATAAAGGAGAAGAAAACTGAAGAAAAAGCTGAATTACTAGCAAAAAGGGTTGAGTTAAATACAATTAGGGAGAAGATTAAGGCACTTATTAACGAGATAGGAGAAAAGAAGAATATTATAAAGAAATTAGTCGAAGAGAGGAATAAGCTAAGAGATGAAATAAATAATTTAAATAGTGAAATAGAGAATATTTCTAAACAGATAGAAGATTTGAATACAGAAATTAAAAACAAGAGTAACGAACTGAATGAGACGCAAAGAAGACTAAAAAGCCTTCAAGAAAACCCAGTACAAGTTAATACTACTGAAGTTATTGAAAAAAAGAAGAAGAGTATAGAGGAAAAGCTCAAGCAGAATAAGAGGTTATCTTTTGAAGAATTTTTAATACTTTACGGGGAAGTAGATAATAAGGATGGTAAAGACAATAGTAATATACGTTGA